CGTTTCCGTGTCCCATTTTTCCAGACATCTTGCGGGGCCGGGAGAGGCATCAGCGTGAGATGAGGCTGGACGGCGCGGCTCCAAGGACCGAGGGTCAGGCCGGCTCCGCGGCCACGGAAAGGCGCGCGCGCCGGGGGACTctctcctccttttgttgttattatttcttttcgtcttttcccttcaaaaagggaagaaaagccgTCCGCCTCAAGGGGCGGGCGAGGCAGCCTGTCACCGCGCCGGACTTCAGCCGCAAAATCCGCGTTTCTTTGGGGAAAAGAAACATCGAAATCCGCAGGGcgaaaaacccaaaacaacttAAAAACCAAGGCAGGGGCTCTCTCTCCGGTCTGGTGAAGGCAGCGAGGATCCCGGTGCTTTTTTGGCCGTCAGCAAcataatttttgttttgcttttaaataagaataattaaaaaacgaAGGCGTTTGTCCGGCGCTCTGGGAGCGGCCCGGGGCCGGGTGTCTCATGCAGGGAGCGCAGGCATGCGGAAGTCCCGCGGCGGCGGGCGGTCGGACCACTTCACGTCTCGGCCGGGCTGGGCACCATGCTGTTGGGGGTGTCGGGGAGCTGGGAGGACAGCGAGGTCACGTCGCTGCCGGAGGAGGTGCCCAAGGAGCCGgactcagagaaggagacctgGGGGAGTAGCGGCGGTGAGGGCCTAGCGCGGTACTCCCAGCCCCGTCCCCGTCCCGCAGCGCCCAGGCCCATTTGGCCAAAGCCTGCCCGTCCCCCTTGGCCCGACGGGGCGGCCCGACCCGGCGCGGTGCGGCTCACCAGCTGCTGGAAGGCGGCGGGCTGCTCCAGGTCACTCTGCAGGGCGAACTCGCTGAGTGCCTTCCAGGGTGGTTGATAGGTCTGGACCTCCACGGCGCTGCCTTGAACGGCGCTCTCGTGGCGGATGGGGCTGCCGGCCACTAGTGGAGTCCCGGTGAGGCCCTGCAGGCTCTGCGGGAAGCACATGGGGCTTCAGTGTGGCTGCCGCTCGAGCCCGCCAGCCCAGGACACCCTCCCACCCAACTCCCTCCCCGGAGGGGCGGGCGGGAGCTCACCGTCTTGtcgctgtgctgctgctgctgaagctgcttcATGAGGATGGACTTCTTCTTGTCCTTGCAGCGCTTGTTCTGGAACCAGACGCGGATGACACGGGGACTGAGCCCCGTCATCTCTACCAGCTGCTCCTTCATCAGGGCGTCGGGGCGTGGGTTGGCGGCGTAGCAGGTCCGCAGTGTGTGCAGCTGCTTTTCGTTCAGCACCGTCCGCACGCGGGTGGTCTTCTCTGCCGCCTTGTGCGCCGGCGGCCGCGGGGCGGGCGGCCGTCCGGGCACCGGTTCTGTTGCGGGTGAGGAGGGCGCGCACCGTCAGCTCCGCCGTCTGCCCTCCCGTCGCAGCTATCCCCCCGTCCTCCCGCTGCCCGCCCCGAGGGGAGCCGGTACCTGCGAGGTGCGCGGTATTAGTGGGCGGCGGCAGCGCGGGGCTACACGGCCCACGGGCGGCGGCGCCGTCGTGGGGCGGACCGTGGTCGGCTCGGCAGAGCAGGTCGCGCTCCCGCAGGCAGAACTGGTCTCCAGGTAGGAGCTGGCGGCCGCAGGCGGCGCAGCGGAAGCACTCCAGGTGGTAGACGTGGTCGCGGGCGCGCATCACCAGGTCGCTGCTGCTGAAGGCCGCCCGGCATTGGGCGCACTTGATGCCGAAGAGCCTGCGGGGACGCGACACGCCGTCAGGGCCCGCGGCCGCGCCGTCGGGAGGCGCCGCGAGGGCGATCAGCAGCCGAGACTCAGGTTTTCGTTTGGGGgaaatttggggtttttaagggacttttgtgctgtttcaggttttgttttggttttaacgAGTGTGGGCGGACTCGGGTCACCTGCTGTAATCCCGCTTGCAGTAGGCTTTGCCGTCACGCAGAAAGCATGTGCAGGTCTCGTCCAGGGGCTGCCCGCACTCGGCACACTTAAGACAGGCGACGTGCCATTCCAGGTCCGGCGACACCCGCAGCAAGAAGGGGTCCTGGATACGGCCCCCGCAGCCTGCGCACAGGGCCAGCCCCGGCCGCCCTGCCGGGAGCGAGCGGGACACGGTCAGGGGCAGCGCTGGGCAAAAGCAGAACCGCCAGCAACGagggaaagacattttttatatacatcaaaaaaacaaaacaaaaaaccccactctttttccttttcttttttttttttcaatctaagaagaaagaaaaataaagacagaatcATGGAGAAAACTAACGGACAGAAATGCGAATGGAGAGAAGTAAATACAGccagaaacacaaaaataataaaagaaaacaaacaaacaaacaaacaaacaaaaaccagaaagTTGATCTAGGAAAGTAAATGTAGGACAGAGATATAAAAGTAGAATTTcggaaaaggaaataaaagcgggaacacagaaacaggagaacaaaagctgaggaaaaccggaaagaaataaaatgaaattaaaaagaaattacaaaacaggaacaaaaccagcaaaaaaaaaaaaaaaaaaaaaaataaagagacatGGGTAAATGAAAACAGACAGAAAGCGatagaaaaccaaacaaaaacagaaaaacgggaggagaaagaaataaataaaaccagaaagaggcatttaaaagaagaCGGACAAAACGAAACacggaaagagagaaagaaagaaaaacggTAACACggacaga
The DNA window shown above is from Indicator indicator isolate 239-I01 chromosome 16, UM_Iind_1.1, whole genome shotgun sequence and carries:
- the ISL2 gene encoding insulin gene enhancer protein ISL-2, which gives rise to MVDILLPRPLPGAMGEPSKRRPGLALCAGCGGRIQDPFLLRVSPDLEWHVACLKCAECGQPLDETCTCFLRDGKAYCKRDYSRLFGIKCAQCRAAFSSSDLVMRARDHVYHLECFRCAACGRQLLPGDQFCLRERDLLCRADHGPPHDGAAARGPCSPALPPPTNTAHLAEPVPGRPPAPRPPAHKAAEKTTRVRTVLNEKQLHTLRTCYAANPRPDALMKEQLVEMTGLSPRVIRVWFQNKRCKDKKKSILMKQLQQQQHSDKTSLQGLTGTPLVAGSPIRHESAVQGSAVEVQTYQPPWKALSEFALQSDLEQPAAFQQLVSFSESGSLGTSSGSDVTSLSSQLPDTPNSMVPSPAET